In Poecilia reticulata strain Guanapo linkage group LG17, Guppy_female_1.0+MT, whole genome shotgun sequence, the following proteins share a genomic window:
- the armc6 gene encoding armadillo repeat-containing protein 6: MSKRRITQETFDAAVRENMEEFEMDPDEALREAVEQFESQGVDLSCIVKVVPAASSDDNQDEQTHEVLQALESLRIGNNTATADIKCFTEQCSLGFAQRYLAAQKGAYPVILSYCQKSVEEQDCALAGLSALAALTDGQPDLLDKEGQQFLVDVLQKYQADSSVTCVAICVVRHCCIKHEQNRQDLAKGGMLPLLTGAITRHSDCAALVKEASWALRVMTFDDDVRATFGHAHEHAKSIVLEHNGLKILIEAAKAHLSNTSALGELCATLSRLAVRNEFCQDICDLGGLKFMMTLLADSYESPELVRQVLSAIRAIAGNDDVKDAVVNAGGVDLIVIAMNRHINNPAVCEQACACLSVLALRKPNNCKVIVENGGVIAAVQAMKIHPGSVNVQKQACMLIRNLVARTRNYCQQILELGAEALICQAVQTHEDCGDIGKAALRDLGCKVELRELWTGKHGSITN, translated from the exons ATGTCGAAGCGACGGATCACCCAAGAAACATTTGATGCTGCTGTCCGGGAAAACATGGAGGAGTTTGAGATGGATCCAGATGAGGCTCTGAGGGAAGCCGTGGAGCAGTTTGAGTCTCAGG GTGTGGATCTCAGTTGCATAGTGAAAGTTGTTCCTGCTGCATCATCTGATGACAATCAGGACGAGCAAACTCACGAGGTCTTACAG GCTTTGGAATCTCTCCGGATTGGAAACAACACTGCGACAGCAGACATAAAATGCTTCACCGAGCAGTGCTCGCTTGGATTTGCGCAGAGGTACTTGGCTGCTCAGAAAGGCGCGTATCCCGTCATTCTCTCCTACTGCCAAAAGAGCGTGGAGGAGCAGGACTGTGCCTTGGCTGGGCTGTCCGCTCTGGCCGCGCTGACAGACGGACAGCCAGACCTGTTGGACAAAGAGGGACAGCAGTTTCTTGTAGATGTTCTTCAAAAGTACCAGGCAGATTCATCGGTGACGTGTGTCGCCATCTGTGTGGTGCGTCACTGCTGCATAAAGCATGAGCAGAACAGACAGGATCTGGCGAAAGGCGGAATGCTGCCGCTTCTTACCGGTGCCATAACGCGACACAGCGACTGCGCCGCGCTCGTCAAAGAGGCCTCCTGGGCCCTTCGGGTCATGACGTTTGATGACGATGTGCGGGCTACGTTTGGGCACGCTCACGAACACGCCAAGAGTATTGTTCTAGAGCACAATGGGCTGAAGATTTTAATTGAGGCTGCAAAAG CTCATCTTAGCAACACTTCTGCTCTGGGTGAACTGTGTGCCACTTTATCCCGACTGGCCGTCAGGAACGAGTTTTGCCAGGACATCTGTGATCTGGGAGGATTAAAATTCATGATGACTTTACTTGCGGACAGCTATGAGTCACCG GAGTTGGTCCGGCAGGTCCTTAGCGCCATACGTGCAATAGCAGGAAATGATGATGTGAAGGATGCGGTCGTTAATGCCGGTGGGGTTGACCTTATTGTTATTGCCATGAATCGACATATCAACAACCCTGCT GTCTGCGAGCAGGCCTGCGCATGCCTCTCTGTTCTCGCCCTGCGAAAACCCAACAACTGCAAAGTCATCGTGGAGAACGGAGGCGTCATAGCAGCCGTGCAGGCCATGAAGATCCATCCGGGTTCTGTGAATGTGCAG aaacaagcatgCATGCTGATAAGAAACCTTGTCGCGAGAACGCGTAACTACTGCCAACAAATCCTGGAGCTGGGAGCAGAAGCTCTGATATGTCAGGCTGTGCAGACGCACGAAGACTGCGGTGACATCGGTAAAGCTGCTCTCAGAGATTTGGGATGCAAAGTGGAGCTTCGGGAGCTCTGGACTGGGAAACATGGCAGCATTACCAACTGA